In Streptomyces sp. DG2A-72, one genomic interval encodes:
- a CDS encoding CHAT domain-containing tetratricopeptide repeat protein, translated as MTAGSDSVLELLPMVFASPKEALARAEQVLADDPSPLHASVAHHVIGMWQRDFGDLRIALRHLRRARDLAARAGSADREADVLGTLGVALVHAGSTRQGLEAFERGVARGTGLTRARVLYRRAYVWWVLGHHREALEDVRRAIPVLRQADDVIWTARALTLRATVHLALGAVERAEADFTAAEALWDTTGQEHDKADAVESRGLAAFRSGDVPAALRLLDEAEERYAKLGTPTFMLNIRRCEVLMAAGLAPEALAEADTAIGVLDGIGGQSTRKAELLLAAARAARLAGDPQTAIARADLAVRLFAAQRRTWWETHARLVLIEARVAAGRGSGRLVADAAAVADRLAAFGAPAAPEAALLAGRIALELGWRTDAERHLTVAARSRHSGPPLARLTGWAAQALRAQAAGSGRRVLEACRRGLDVLDDHRMTLGASELRARATEQGAELAALAQQASLLSGGPRQLLVWSERWRSTVLSAPPTRPPADPTLQRGLTAYREIAARAEAARMEARPVPALEREQRRLEREIRSRTLHIRGDAPCDESSFDPARLLARLGEVRLVELVVLDGRVHVLLCGQGRVRRYEAGLLTDAVVEAEHVQAGLRRLAHPGAEGRLPVVEAAGRRLEELLLGPAAAHLGSGPVVVVPPGRLHRVPWALLPSLRERVLSVSPSASSWLRARETEPPPGGRHVLVRGPGLATGGAEVPELADRYGKSTVLEHDHARVPRVLEELDGAALAHIAAHGTFRADSPLFSSLRMADGPLIVHDFERLDRSPYRIILSSCDTARLASVGADELLGLVTALLPLGTAGVVASSAPVNDAAVVPLMLALHKGLSVGLSLAEALRDARGALPGDAVHQATGWAFSAFGAA; from the coding sequence GTGACAGCGGGAAGCGACTCGGTTCTCGAACTGCTGCCGATGGTGTTCGCCTCACCGAAAGAGGCTCTGGCGCGGGCGGAACAGGTGCTCGCCGACGATCCCTCACCGCTGCACGCCAGTGTCGCCCACCATGTGATCGGCATGTGGCAGCGGGACTTCGGCGACCTGCGGATCGCCCTGCGGCATCTGCGGCGCGCCCGCGATCTGGCGGCACGCGCCGGATCGGCCGACCGGGAGGCCGACGTCCTGGGCACCCTCGGCGTGGCGCTGGTCCATGCGGGCAGCACCCGGCAGGGCCTGGAGGCGTTCGAGCGGGGTGTCGCGCGCGGTACGGGACTCACCCGGGCGCGTGTGCTGTACCGCCGGGCCTACGTCTGGTGGGTGCTGGGCCATCACCGGGAGGCGCTGGAGGACGTACGCCGGGCCATACCCGTGCTGCGGCAGGCCGACGACGTCATCTGGACGGCGCGGGCGCTGACGCTGCGGGCGACCGTGCATCTGGCGCTGGGCGCGGTGGAGCGGGCCGAGGCCGACTTCACCGCAGCCGAGGCGCTGTGGGACACCACCGGCCAGGAGCACGACAAGGCGGACGCGGTGGAGAGCCGGGGGCTGGCCGCGTTCCGGTCGGGGGACGTGCCGGCCGCGCTGCGGCTGCTGGACGAGGCCGAGGAGCGGTACGCCAAGCTCGGCACGCCGACGTTCATGCTCAACATCCGGCGCTGCGAGGTCCTGATGGCGGCCGGCCTCGCCCCCGAGGCGCTCGCCGAGGCCGACACTGCCATAGGCGTGCTCGACGGCATCGGCGGGCAGTCCACGCGGAAGGCGGAGCTGCTGCTGGCCGCCGCTCGCGCGGCACGGCTCGCGGGCGATCCGCAGACCGCGATCGCCCGCGCGGATCTGGCCGTACGGCTGTTCGCGGCGCAGCGGCGCACCTGGTGGGAGACGCACGCCCGGCTGGTGCTGATCGAGGCGCGGGTTGCCGCCGGGCGGGGCTCGGGCCGTCTCGTCGCGGACGCCGCCGCGGTGGCGGACCGGCTGGCCGCGTTCGGCGCGCCGGCCGCGCCCGAGGCTGCGCTGCTCGCGGGCCGGATCGCCCTCGAGCTGGGCTGGCGGACCGACGCGGAACGGCACTTGACCGTCGCCGCCCGCAGCCGGCACAGCGGGCCGCCGCTGGCGCGGCTGACGGGCTGGGCGGCGCAGGCGCTGCGGGCGCAGGCCGCCGGTTCCGGCCGACGAGTGCTGGAGGCGTGCCGGCGCGGGCTCGACGTACTCGACGACCACCGGATGACGCTGGGCGCCTCGGAGTTGCGGGCCCGCGCCACCGAGCAGGGCGCCGAGCTGGCCGCGCTCGCCCAGCAGGCGAGTCTGCTCTCCGGCGGGCCGCGGCAACTGCTGGTGTGGAGCGAACGCTGGCGGTCCACCGTACTGTCGGCGCCACCCACCCGCCCGCCCGCCGACCCGACGCTGCAACGCGGCCTCACCGCCTACCGGGAGATCGCCGCACGCGCGGAGGCCGCCCGTATGGAAGCACGGCCTGTCCCGGCTCTGGAGCGTGAACAGCGGCGGCTGGAACGGGAGATCCGATCTCGCACCCTGCACATCCGCGGCGACGCGCCCTGCGACGAGTCCTCCTTCGACCCGGCCCGGCTGCTGGCGCGGCTCGGCGAGGTACGGCTGGTCGAACTCGTGGTGCTCGACGGGCGCGTGCATGTGCTGCTGTGCGGGCAGGGGCGGGTCAGGCGGTACGAGGCCGGGCTGCTCACGGACGCGGTCGTCGAGGCCGAGCATGTGCAGGCCGGGCTGCGGCGGCTGGCGCATCCGGGGGCGGAGGGCCGGTTGCCGGTGGTGGAGGCGGCGGGGCGGCGGCTGGAGGAGCTGCTGCTCGGCCCGGCAGCCGCGCATCTGGGCTCCGGCCCGGTCGTGGTGGTGCCGCCGGGCCGGCTGCACCGGGTGCCGTGGGCGCTGCTGCCGTCGCTGCGGGAGCGGGTGCTCAGCGTGTCGCCGTCGGCCAGCAGCTGGCTGCGGGCGAGGGAGACCGAGCCGCCGCCGGGTGGCCGTCATGTCCTGGTGCGCGGGCCGGGGCTCGCCACCGGCGGTGCGGAAGTGCCGGAACTGGCGGACCGGTACGGCAAGTCGACGGTCCTGGAGCACGACCACGCGCGCGTGCCGCGGGTCCTGGAGGAACTGGACGGGGCGGCGCTGGCCCATATCGCGGCGCACGGCACCTTCCGTGCGGACAGTCCGCTGTTCTCCTCGCTGCGGATGGCCGACGGGCCGCTCATCGTGCACGACTTCGAGCGGCTGGACCGCAGCCCGTACCGGATCATCCTGTCCAGCTGCGACACCGCGCGGCTGGCCTCCGTCGGCGCCGACGAACTCCTCGGTCTCGTCACGGCGCTGCTGCCGCTGGGGACGGCGGGTGTTGTGGCGAGCAGTGCGCCTGTCAATGACGCGGCGGTGGTGCCGTTGATGCTCGCGCTGCATAAGGGGCTGAGCGTGGGGCTGTCGTTGGCCGAGGCGTTGCGGGATGCTCGCGGGGCGCTGCCGGGGGATGCGGTGCATCAGGCTACGGGGTGGGCGTTTTCGGCGTTCGGGGCGGCTTAG
- a CDS encoding NADP-dependent isocitrate dehydrogenase codes for MTDSTIIYTHTDEAPALATYSFLPVVQAYASQAGVAVQTRDISLAGRILAVFPEYLTEDQRIPDALHELGELAKTPEANIIKLPNISASIPQLKAAISELQAHGYALPAYPDDPKTDEEREIQARYDKIKGSAVNPVLREGNSDRRAPASVKNYAKTHPHRMGAWSSDSKTNVATMGVDDFRSTEKSVVISEAGSLRIELKGDDGSTTVLRESVPVLEGEVVDASVMRVAALREFLTAQVARAKAEGVLFSVHLKATMMKVSDPIVFGHVVRAFFPKTFAQYGDKLAAAGLTPNDGLGGIYKGLESLPEGAEIKASFDAELAEGPELAMVDSDKGITNLHVPSDVIVDASMPAMIRTSGHMWGPDGQEADTLAVLPDSSYAGVYQAVLDDCRANGAYAPSTMGSVPNVGLMAQKAEEYGSHDKTFEIPVTGTVRLVDQNGDAVIEQTVSAGDIFRACQTKDAPIKDWVKLAVTRARATGDPAVFWLDETRAHDANLIAKVDAYLPEHDTEGLDIRILAPVEATKLSVERIRRGENTISVTGNVLRDYLTDLFPILELGTSAKMLSVVPLMAGGGLFETGAGGSAPKHVQQLVKENYLRWDSLGEFFALVPSLEQYADFTGNSRAKVLADTLDRATATFLNEDKSPTRRVGGIDNRGSHFYLSLYWAQELAQQTDDADLAKAFAPLAETLTANEQKIVEELNAVQGNPADIGGYYQPDAAKAATVMRPSTTWNEALASLS; via the coding sequence GTGACTGACTCGACCATCATCTATACGCACACTGACGAGGCCCCGGCCCTGGCAACGTATTCCTTCCTGCCGGTGGTCCAGGCGTACGCCTCGCAGGCGGGTGTCGCCGTTCAGACGCGGGACATCTCGCTGGCCGGCCGCATCCTCGCGGTGTTCCCGGAGTACCTCACCGAGGACCAGCGCATCCCGGACGCCCTGCACGAGCTGGGCGAGCTGGCCAAGACGCCCGAGGCCAACATCATCAAGCTGCCGAACATCTCGGCGTCCATCCCGCAGCTCAAGGCCGCGATCTCCGAGCTGCAGGCGCATGGCTACGCGCTGCCGGCCTACCCGGACGACCCGAAGACCGACGAGGAGCGGGAGATCCAGGCCCGCTACGACAAGATCAAGGGCTCCGCGGTCAACCCGGTCCTGCGTGAGGGCAACTCCGACCGCCGAGCCCCCGCCTCGGTCAAGAACTACGCCAAGACCCACCCGCACCGCATGGGCGCCTGGAGCTCCGACTCCAAGACGAACGTGGCGACGATGGGCGTCGACGACTTCCGGTCCACCGAGAAGTCCGTCGTGATCTCCGAGGCCGGCTCGCTCCGTATCGAGCTCAAGGGCGACGACGGCTCCACCACCGTCCTGCGTGAGTCCGTACCCGTCCTCGAGGGCGAGGTCGTCGACGCCTCCGTGATGCGCGTGGCCGCGCTGCGCGAGTTCCTGACCGCGCAGGTCGCCCGGGCCAAGGCGGAGGGCGTGCTGTTCTCCGTGCACCTCAAGGCCACGATGATGAAGGTCTCCGACCCGATCGTCTTCGGCCATGTGGTCCGCGCCTTCTTCCCGAAGACGTTCGCACAGTACGGCGACAAGCTCGCCGCCGCCGGTCTGACCCCGAACGACGGTCTGGGCGGCATCTACAAGGGCCTGGAGTCCCTGCCCGAGGGCGCCGAGATCAAGGCCTCCTTCGACGCCGAGCTCGCCGAGGGCCCGGAGCTGGCGATGGTCGACTCCGACAAGGGCATCACCAACCTGCACGTGCCGTCCGACGTCATCGTCGACGCCTCCATGCCGGCCATGATCCGCACCTCCGGCCACATGTGGGGCCCGGACGGCCAGGAGGCCGACACCCTCGCGGTGCTGCCGGACTCCTCCTACGCGGGCGTCTACCAGGCCGTGCTCGACGACTGCCGCGCCAACGGCGCCTACGCCCCGTCGACCATGGGCTCGGTCCCGAACGTCGGCCTCATGGCGCAGAAGGCCGAGGAGTACGGCAGCCACGACAAGACCTTCGAGATCCCGGTCACCGGCACGGTCCGCCTGGTCGACCAGAACGGCGACGCCGTCATCGAGCAGACCGTCTCCGCCGGTGACATCTTCCGCGCCTGCCAGACCAAGGACGCCCCGATCAAGGACTGGGTGAAGCTGGCCGTCACGCGCGCCCGCGCCACCGGCGACCCGGCGGTGTTCTGGCTGGACGAGACCCGCGCGCACGACGCCAACCTGATCGCCAAGGTCGACGCGTACCTGCCGGAGCACGACACCGAGGGTCTGGACATCCGCATCCTCGCCCCGGTCGAGGCCACCAAGCTGTCGGTGGAGCGTATCCGCCGCGGCGAGAACACGATCTCGGTGACGGGTAACGTCCTGCGCGACTACCTCACCGACCTGTTCCCGATCCTGGAGCTGGGCACCAGCGCCAAGATGCTGTCGGTCGTGCCGCTGATGGCGGGCGGCGGCCTGTTCGAGACGGGCGCCGGCGGCTCCGCGCCGAAGCACGTCCAGCAGCTGGTCAAGGAGAACTACCTGCGCTGGGACTCGCTCGGCGAGTTCTTCGCGCTGGTTCCGTCCCTGGAGCAGTACGCCGACTTCACCGGCAACTCCCGCGCGAAGGTCCTCGCCGACACCCTCGACCGCGCCACGGCGACCTTCCTCAACGAGGACAAGTCCCCGACCCGTCGCGTCGGCGGCATCGACAACCGCGGCAGCCACTTCTATCTGTCCCTGTACTGGGCGCAGGAGCTGGCCCAGCAGACCGACGACGCCGACCTGGCGAAGGCGTTCGCGCCGCTCGCCGAGACGCTCACCGCGAACGAGCAGAAGATCGTCGAGGAGCTGAACGCGGTGCAGGGCAACCCGGCCGACATCGGCGGCTACTACCAGCCCGACGCGGCGAAGGCCGCCACGGTCATGCGCCCGTCCACCACGTGGAACGAGGCGCTCGCGTCCCTGAGCTGA
- a CDS encoding S8/S53 family peptidase, which translates to MAPQRFHEQFDQIQRSMPDVPLAMGPDDSSEFFYEKGVVLARNGEEARVVEETVRTHFTEATGLTSDRVRRAGPETNRSGITRIRVGDPGHGNRSGDRAVAGALRALRAAEERTGRKLVSRNHVVSTTVNACNPAEPVPALLTQTPNPSAAEASYDPDTAVGVLVIDTGLVHDYRSYPLMAHVQGDAQIKECDENGVLQQYVGHGTFIAGLVAALSPNTDIDVSNTLNDAGAILESEFGEKLFDAVDRHGWPDIISLSAGTPNGSATGLLGVETFMQALRNQPRTLLVAAAGNNASATPFWPAAYADLPEYQDVVLSVGALRSDGEFGACFTNHGSWVKVYAPGEQLTSPLIGFDTPVPYVYQHTTYDACRFGFSYLCTCVHPSHTGELTSGSAKPDQVMFEGFAHWSGTSFATPVAAGLVAAHMTAHKEADARAARRQLLAANTEFAEVRGAHVPALRPSTWRPVPVVQRPAGA; encoded by the coding sequence ATGGCACCACAGCGATTCCATGAGCAGTTCGACCAGATCCAGCGCTCCATGCCCGACGTGCCGCTGGCGATGGGGCCGGACGACTCTTCCGAGTTCTTCTACGAGAAGGGCGTGGTCCTCGCCCGCAACGGGGAGGAGGCCCGGGTCGTCGAAGAGACCGTGCGCACGCACTTCACCGAGGCCACCGGCCTCACCTCGGACCGGGTACGCCGGGCGGGCCCGGAGACCAACCGGTCAGGCATCACCCGCATCCGGGTCGGCGACCCCGGCCACGGCAACCGCAGCGGTGACCGTGCCGTCGCGGGCGCCCTGCGTGCCCTGCGGGCGGCGGAAGAGCGCACCGGGCGCAAACTGGTCAGCCGTAACCACGTGGTGTCCACGACGGTCAACGCCTGCAATCCGGCGGAGCCCGTGCCCGCCCTGCTCACCCAGACGCCCAACCCGTCCGCCGCCGAGGCGTCGTACGACCCGGACACGGCCGTCGGCGTGCTGGTCATCGACACCGGCCTGGTGCACGACTACCGCTCCTACCCGCTCATGGCGCATGTGCAGGGGGACGCCCAGATCAAGGAGTGCGACGAGAACGGAGTCCTCCAGCAGTACGTCGGCCACGGCACGTTCATCGCCGGACTCGTCGCGGCCCTGTCGCCCAACACGGACATCGACGTCAGCAACACGCTCAACGACGCGGGCGCCATCCTGGAGTCCGAGTTCGGCGAGAAGCTCTTCGACGCCGTCGACCGGCACGGCTGGCCGGACATCATCAGCCTCTCCGCGGGCACGCCGAACGGCAGCGCGACCGGGCTGCTCGGCGTGGAGACCTTCATGCAGGCGCTGCGGAACCAGCCCCGCACCCTGCTCGTCGCGGCCGCCGGCAACAACGCCAGCGCCACGCCGTTCTGGCCCGCCGCCTACGCCGACCTGCCCGAGTACCAGGACGTCGTGCTGTCGGTCGGCGCGCTGCGCAGCGACGGCGAGTTCGGCGCCTGCTTCACCAATCACGGCTCCTGGGTCAAGGTCTACGCCCCCGGCGAGCAGCTGACGAGCCCGCTCATCGGCTTCGACACTCCTGTGCCGTACGTGTACCAGCACACCACGTACGACGCCTGCCGGTTCGGCTTCTCCTACCTGTGCACCTGCGTGCACCCCAGCCACACCGGCGAACTGACCTCCGGTTCGGCCAAGCCCGACCAGGTGATGTTCGAGGGGTTCGCGCACTGGAGCGGGACCTCGTTCGCCACCCCCGTGGCCGCCGGTCTGGTCGCCGCCCATATGACCGCGCACAAGGAGGCCGACGCCCGCGCCGCCCGACGGCAGCTGCTCGCCGCGAACACCGAGTTCGCCGAAGTGCGCGGGGCGCACGTACCGGCGCTGCGGCCGTCGACCTGGCGTCCGGTTCCGGTCGTCCAGCGCCCGGCAGGCGCATGA
- a CDS encoding N-formylglutamate amidohydrolase: MSRHSPPSFELLPGAEDSPVILHVPHGARDMPPHVRSGIVLDDDALERELDRITDAHTAELADVAAELCAVTPWRFVNRLSRLVVDPERFPDEREEMLAVGMGAVYTRTTQRGVLRADGTDPEPLIDAYFRPYAQAMTDSVADRLEAAGRAVIIDVHSYPSAPLPYELHGSGPRPPVCLGTDSFHTPPELVAAAREAFGEVGLDSPFSGTYVPLEFYRAEPRVSALMVEIRRDTYMTEPGGPAGSGLSRLASALARLVDAVPH, translated from the coding sequence ATGTCCCGCCACTCACCGCCCTCCTTCGAGCTGCTGCCCGGCGCCGAAGACTCCCCCGTGATCCTCCATGTGCCGCACGGAGCACGGGACATGCCGCCTCACGTGCGCTCGGGCATCGTGCTGGACGACGACGCGCTGGAGCGGGAGCTCGACCGCATCACCGACGCGCATACGGCTGAACTCGCGGACGTGGCGGCCGAGTTGTGCGCCGTGACGCCCTGGCGGTTCGTCAATCGGCTCTCCCGGCTGGTCGTCGACCCGGAGCGGTTTCCGGACGAGCGGGAGGAGATGCTCGCCGTGGGGATGGGTGCCGTGTATACGCGGACCACTCAGCGGGGGGTGCTGCGGGCGGACGGCACCGACCCCGAGCCCTTGATCGACGCGTACTTCCGGCCGTACGCACAAGCCATGACGGACTCCGTGGCGGATCGGCTGGAGGCCGCCGGGCGGGCCGTGATCATCGATGTGCACTCCTATCCCAGCGCCCCGCTGCCGTACGAGCTGCACGGCTCGGGGCCTCGGCCGCCCGTCTGTCTCGGTACCGACTCCTTCCACACGCCGCCGGAGCTGGTGGCCGCCGCCCGGGAGGCCTTCGGGGAGGTGGGGCTGGACAGCCCGTTCAGCGGTACGTATGTGCCGCTGGAGTTCTACCGGGCCGAGCCGCGGGTGAGCGCACTGATGGTGGAGATCCGCCGGGACACGTATATGACGGAGCCTGGCGGGCCCGCGGGGAGCGGGCTGTCCCGGCTCGCCTCGGCGTTGGCGCGGCTGGTCGACGCCGTGCCGCACTGA
- a CDS encoding RNA polymerase sigma factor, whose translation MDRADVGALVQSAVDGDAAAWKALVEGLSPLVWSVVRAHRLSDADAHEVYQTVWFRFAQHLGRIREPQKAGAWLASTARHESLKVLKSLRRLTPTDDAQLLDRVSEDRTPEQSVIDSEDAAAQTERIRRLWQEFEELGERCRQLLRMLMATPPPSYQEVSAALGIAVGSIGPLRQRCLRRLRARLEGAL comes from the coding sequence GTGGACCGTGCAGATGTCGGCGCGCTCGTCCAGTCAGCCGTCGACGGCGACGCGGCGGCCTGGAAGGCGCTGGTGGAAGGGCTGAGCCCACTGGTGTGGTCCGTTGTGCGCGCGCACCGGCTCTCCGACGCCGACGCGCACGAGGTGTACCAGACCGTGTGGTTCCGCTTCGCCCAGCATCTCGGACGCATCCGAGAGCCCCAGAAGGCAGGGGCGTGGCTGGCCAGCACCGCACGGCACGAGTCCCTGAAGGTGCTCAAGAGCCTGAGGCGGCTGACTCCCACGGACGACGCCCAGCTGCTGGACCGGGTCAGCGAGGACCGTACGCCCGAGCAGTCGGTCATCGACTCGGAGGACGCCGCGGCCCAGACCGAGCGCATCCGGCGGCTGTGGCAGGAGTTCGAGGAACTGGGCGAGCGCTGCAGGCAGTTGCTGCGGATGCTGATGGCCACGCCGCCGCCCAGCTACCAGGAGGTGTCCGCCGCACTGGGCATCGCCGTGGGCAGCATCGGGCCGTTGCGCCAGCGCTGTCTGCGACGCCTGAGGGCCCGACTCGAGGGAGCGTTGTGA
- a CDS encoding cytochrome P450 has translation MTEETTTTLIDQAPPPVRDWPALDLDGTEFDPFLADLMREGPLTRIRLPHGEGWAWLATRYDDVKMITNDPRFGRAEVTKRQVTRMAPHFKPRPGSLAFADQPDHNRLRKAVAGAFTVGAMKRLRPRAQEILDGLVDGVVQDGPPADLIERVLEPFPINLVSEVMGVPAADREQVHAWTRQIISTSGGAEAAGRAKNGMYAWITETIRGGGSGGDDVYSLLGAAVGRGEISETEAVGLAGPLQIGGEAVTHNCGQMLYLLLTRPELMEGVRNRPEVRDAALDELLRYIPHRSSVGLARIALEDVELRGQRIAAGDAVYVSYLAANRDREVFPEPDRIDLDRVPNPHLAFGNGSHYCTGAVLARLQTELLIGTLLERLPGLRLAVPADQVLWRRKTMIRGPQTLPCAW, from the coding sequence ATGACCGAGGAGACGACCACCACGCTCATCGACCAGGCCCCGCCGCCGGTACGGGACTGGCCCGCGCTCGACCTGGACGGGACGGAGTTCGACCCGTTCCTCGCGGACCTCATGCGCGAGGGCCCGCTGACCCGGATCCGGCTGCCGCACGGCGAGGGGTGGGCGTGGCTGGCCACTCGCTACGACGACGTGAAGATGATCACCAACGATCCACGGTTCGGCCGTGCGGAGGTGACGAAGCGTCAGGTGACGCGGATGGCCCCGCACTTCAAGCCGCGGCCGGGTTCGCTGGCCTTCGCCGACCAGCCCGACCACAACCGGCTGCGCAAGGCCGTCGCCGGTGCGTTCACCGTGGGTGCGATGAAGCGGCTGCGGCCCCGGGCGCAGGAGATCCTGGACGGCCTGGTGGACGGCGTCGTGCAGGACGGGCCTCCCGCGGATCTCATCGAGCGGGTGCTGGAGCCCTTCCCGATCAACCTGGTCAGCGAGGTCATGGGCGTACCCGCCGCCGACCGGGAGCAGGTGCACGCCTGGACGCGACAGATCATCTCCACCTCCGGTGGCGCCGAGGCCGCCGGCCGTGCGAAGAACGGCATGTACGCCTGGATCACGGAGACGATCCGCGGCGGGGGCAGCGGAGGCGACGACGTGTACTCGTTGCTGGGCGCCGCCGTCGGGCGAGGCGAGATCAGCGAGACGGAGGCGGTGGGCCTCGCCGGTCCGCTGCAGATCGGCGGCGAGGCCGTGACCCACAACTGCGGCCAGATGCTCTACCTGCTGCTCACCCGGCCCGAGCTCATGGAGGGGGTGCGCAACAGGCCCGAGGTACGGGACGCCGCCCTGGACGAGCTGCTGCGGTACATCCCGCACCGCAGCTCCGTCGGCCTGGCCCGTATCGCCCTGGAAGACGTCGAGTTGCGCGGGCAGCGCATCGCCGCGGGCGACGCCGTCTACGTCTCCTATCTGGCCGCCAACCGCGACCGGGAGGTCTTCCCCGAGCCGGACCGGATCGACCTCGACCGCGTCCCGAACCCGCACCTGGCCTTCGGCAACGGCTCGCACTACTGCACCGGTGCCGTCCTCGCCCGCCTGCAGACCGAACTGCTCATCGGCACACTGCTGGAGCGGCTGCCGGGGCTACGGCTCGCCGTCCCCGCCGACCAGGTTCTCTGGCGCCGCAAGACGATGATCCGCGGGCCACAGACCCTGCCGTGCGCCTGGTGA